AGGTTTATGCGAGAGTCTGGCGGTTCTGCTGCCATCCTTCGGGGTCCAGTAAGTCACCACCCCCTCCTCAACCCCAACCGTGGGAGCCCCGGCACCCCATCTGTTGGAGCCATTCTCCCTGGCCCCTCCTTGCCCCACTCATATTTGTGGTATGCCAGTCACTGTGCTGGGCACATGGCATGCGTTAGTTCATTTCTGGTGCCCACTTTGCTGATGAGGTATTGTTCTTGGGAAGCTTAGGCCCAGAGGAGGTAGGTGattggcccaaggtcacacagctgtaagTGGCTCTTTCGAATTCTGATGTCAGAGTCTCTTACACCCGCAAGTGGACGTGGGAGCGCTTTTCGGGCAGGAAACCGCTTGTACAAATGCTCGGGTAGTCCTGAGCGCCCGCCGCCCGCCTGCAGACCTCTCCCGTCCCCATTCCCAGCCCACCGCGCTGCTCGGGGCTCGGGGCTCGGGGCTCGGGGCTCGGGATTTGGCCAGCGTCGCACCCGCGCCCACCCACCGCTCTCGGCCCGCAGCGTGAGCCTCATCGAGTGTGGCCCGGTGCACACCGCCTTCCAGGAGAAGCTGGAGGGCGGCCTGGGCGGGGCGCTAGACAGCGCGGACACCAAGACCCGCGACCACTTCTTCTGCTACCAGCGCCACTGCGAGCGGGTCTTCCGCGAGGCGGCGCAGGACCCAGAGGAGGTGACAGAGGTAGGCGCCGGGCGGGGCTCCGGGAGCGGGGGTGGCCGCTGGTGCCGGCCCCGCCTGCGCCAGCGCACCTTCTCGTGCCACCACAGGTCTTCCTCAAGGCACTGCGCGCCCCGCAGCCCGCACTGCGCTACTTTAGCACCGAGCATTTCCTGCCCCTGGTGCGCTTGCGCTTCGACGACCCCAGCGGCTGCAGTTACGTGGCCGCCATGCGCCGCGCGGTGTTCGAGGACAAGTCTGCGGAGCGCCCCGACGGCGCCCCAGCGAAGCCCGGGGCCGCAGATCTGGGGGGCTGTAAGCTTAGCGCCCCTGCTGCTGCCCAGCAATAAAGGATTCGTCCTCATTCTGCAGAGCCTTCCTTTGAGTCCCCTGGGGCTGTGCGGTCCGGGGTGGGGGCAATGGTGAGGGCCCCGGCTGCACTGCACTTGCGCAACCAGTGGCTGGCTCGGGGCTTCCGACGGCGCGGGCGGCGAGTGGGTGATCAGGACAGGTCAAGTTAGTCTTACGCTACCTACACGCAAACCGGGGGCCAGAGAGCCGAAGGAGCTATCCTAGGTTTACGCCACAAGTCCACGACATAGATGGGACACAAGCTGACACCTGGATACCCAAAGGGCATCTGCAGCATTAAGAATAAGACGAACCCAGATGGGAGGAGTCAGGTTGTATCCTTGTGTCCCATTAGCCATGGACCTGAGTCGAGATTCCTATgttctctgagcctgttttcttactgtgaaatgggtataataataccTATCATAtgggttgttgttaattgccgtcaagtctattctgactcatggaaacaccgtatgtgtcagagtagaactgcaccccacagggtttttaagactGATCCTTCAGCAGCAGAttcccagacctgtcttccaaggtgtcctctgggtgggtttgatgtgttgttgttgtgtgcctcaAGTTGATTCATAGGACCCtttaggacaaagtggaactgccccatagggtttcctaggctgtaagctttatgggagcagatcgccaggtcttttctccctcagaactggtggattccaaccactgagattttggttagcagccaaatgctttagccattgcaccaccatgtgGTAAGGATTAATCGAGATGCCTGAAAGTGCCTGTACAGagatagtagtagtagtagcactactGGTATTCTAGTGTTATTATATTCCCATTCCAAAGCCAGATGTGTGAAGAACAGGGCTAAATGAATCCAAGAGAGACGGCCCCACTTCCTCTTCCCCCACCCTACCTCCAGACAAAACTCAGCAGGAGAGACCCCCACTAGCCCCAAGCTGCCTCCCACTTCAGAGTTGGGCTGTGGCTGCAGACCTGGCTAATCTGATCAATGGTCTGTCCACCTTTCTGGGCCCAGTGGAGGGGGCCAGGGTGACAGAAGTCACTGAATTGGGTTGCAAGGTTGTGGAGACAGCCTCCTTCTGCCTTCCTGGGAGGTCTGATACCAAAGAAGGGGTGGAAAACAGAGGCTAAGTTATGAGGTTGCAAGCAAAGGATAGGGGCAAGGCTCCCTACTAGGGGATGGTACTGAGATAAGGAACAGGCTTTGGGGGGTTGTGGtctgaaaggaaggaaagggtgAGGGGGGAATGGCTGCACAAAGCTTGGGAATCGGGCCTAGAGAGGAACAGACTGGGGTTCTTGGAGCTGTGTGTTGGACATTGAAGAAAGGAGGCACTGCATTCTGACCTCCCTCTGCCTCCACATAAGGGTCTTCTCTGGGTCTGTTGCACCGTCTGCCACCTCAGCTCTTAGGGAAAGGGCAGGTAGGGGCCTCACAGCCACCCTGCCCTTGCCTGCCTCCTCACCCTGCTGGCCCAGATGGATCTGCTGCCCCTGCTGCACTCAGGAAGGCCACATTAAGGGAAGGGAGCCAAGGCAATATGAGCCTCTGAGACATGGGACCTGTTCTCAGAGCCTAGCTTCTCTTCCCTAGGCTGCTCCTTTGCACCTcagtgtcagtgtgtgtgtgtgtgtgtgtgtgtgtgtgtgtgtgtgtatgttcaaGCCTACAAGGTCACCCCTGGAGGGGGGGCAGGGGATCGTCAAGGTGAAGTGAACCCTCTCTCTTCCCTTAATAACCTCATGCCGTGCCATGTATATGCTAACGAGctcccatctgaaaaaaaaaaactacatatctCCAACCCCATTTTTACCCACAAACTCAAGGCTCGTGTCTTCAACTGCCTACTCATCATTTCCACTTGATGTCTAATAAACTTAATGTGTCCAAACAGCAATTCATGAGTCCAAAAAGCTTGCTGTCCTCCTtgactcctctctctctctctctcacacacacacccctcattTAATCCGTCAGCAAATACTGCCGACTCTACTTCAAACTTCAAAGCATATTCAGAAAACATACACTATCATCTCTCTTTGGATTATTgcagtagcctcctaactggtttccCTGATTCCATCCTTGCCCACCAAGAGTAAAATATCCACAGATGGCCAGAATGATTTTTTTAAGAATGAAAGTCTGATCATTTCATGCCTCTGCTCaaagcatttcttgtagctttccaTCTCAGTTAAATCTAAGGTCTTCTCATGGTCTCCAAGACCTTTGACCTGACCTCTGCTTCCTCTCCAACCTCATTTCCCACTACTTCCCATATTGGTCATCTGATCTAACCCACTGGCTTCCTGCCTCAGAGCCttggcacttgctgttccctctgtctggtTCACTTTTCCCCAGGTCTCTGATTCTAACTCTTCCTCAGGGTCTTTGCTATTTTCCTGGACCGTTGTATCTAAAATAGAATTCCCTCCTCTCCAGGATAGTCGCCTTACCCTGCTTTATTCCTTTTCATAGCACTTATCTCCACTGATATGGTTTATTTATTGACTGTAACCTAATCCCCTACCCCTCGACACACAGGAATGTAAACTACAGGAGGGCAAGGACATCGGTTTGTTCAGTGGTCTCTCAGTTTTGTGCCTACATAGGGGGCACTAAATACACATTTACGAATAAATGTGACTGTGTGTGGGCATATGAGATGTCACTCCCTGACTGCCCTTGCTGCTTGCTTCTTCAAATTCGGTCCTCTGTTTAAAACCCAGCTTAAGAACTCTCCTGCAAGAAGCCTGCCCCATTAAGTCCTTTGTGGCTCTACATCTCTTTGATCCTTGACTCCAAGGGCAGAGCCAGGTTTTGTGGGGCCAGAGGTTTATACACCTTTCAGGGCCTCTTtaggaaaaataatacaaaaaacaaacagaaaattaagtaTAAAAGTGAGTATTTATTTAGTTCAGGATAATAAACACAGCATTTTATTAGAGTCTTGGAGGTTGGTTTCCCTTTCTTCTGATATTTCTGGGCAATTTACCTGAAATGTTTCTTGATGGCAACCTGGCTAGCCCTCCCCTCCGAGAGGACTACCACTAGCCGTTCCAGCATTTGGTAGCCTTAAGGTAAATCCGTCACCACTTGACACGGTTTTGGCCTTTCAGGTCCTTTCTCATGCCCACTGAGACTGtcctctggaagctctactgagcTCACATGCAGACCTCTCCCCCTTAACTCTCCCGCAAACGGGCACATTACTGTATCTGGGTGGTGCGCAGAGCAGGCCACGGGAGTCGGGAGACCTGGCCTCTGTCATTACCACCCCTTTATGTTCCTTGAAAATACAAGGCCTGTTtatccatctgtgaaatgggggctTGCACAACTGTTCTGTGGCCTTCCACACGAGGATCCTCGGACTGGGAGGGCACCGGGCGGGCTTCGGTGACGCCAAGCCCCGGGTCAGGCGCAACCCTAAGACATCCACCTTCGTCCTCGGAATTTATTAAGCCGGCTGTTAGTTTTGGCTTTGCAGTTGCCTCCTGGGTGACCCGAAGGCCATCCGTCAATGGGTCTTCAAACTCGCCTTGCCCTCCGAGTGGCTTGGACCTCGAAACCAAAGATTGACCTATTCCCTACGACTCGAAgacagtaggtttgggtttttttttttttggctactccGGGGGGCTCAGCCCCGCCCCGTCGGCGGACGCACCCCACCTCACGTGAAAGCACGCGAGAATCTCGCTCCGTACCAAGGTTGAGAGGCTTGAGCTTTCTCGGCTTCCGTAGCTCGGAGTCGCGTTTCCCAAGCCAGCGGTCCCGGGTAGCTGTTAGGGTAGGTTCCGCAGCCCTACAGGCGGAGCCAGGGTCCGGAGCCTTCAGTGAGTAGGGGCCGAATCTGAGCAACCCCCTTTACCTCCCTCACCCGATCCCTTGAAGACCCGGGTGCAGCTTAGCAAGAGGGCACAGGATTCCTGGATCCCCAGCCCTATGACTCAGGGGCTCATCCCCGGTTTTCCACTCTCAGCATTTCGATTCAGTTCAGCGAATTCACCGCTCTGTctgagagatgaggaaactgactcAGAGAGTAGCCCCGAGGCGCGGTCTGCCAAGCCCTCTCCCCCTCGCCTAGGTTCCTGAAGTCAGCACCGAGTCCCTGTGCCTGACTCAGGTCCCCTCCTCGTAGTCCAAGGTCCGTGCAGGCCTCGGCCTCAGCCTCATTCCCCTCAGTCACCCTCGTCTCGTCTCCCTAACTCTCGCAGGCTGGggcagcatggctgtgttccgATCGGGACTTCTAGTGCTGACGACGCCTCTGAGCTCCCTGACCCCTCGCCTGGTGCCCATCCTAACCTCGGCAGCCCAGCTGGTGAATCACACGCTCTATGTCCATCTGCAGCCTGGCCTGAGCCTGGAAGGCCCTGTTCAGCCTGAGTCCAGCCCTGTGCAGGCCACGTTTGAGGTCCTCGATCTCATCACGCACCTCTACGCAGGCGCCGATGTCCACAGGCACCTGGACGTCCGAGTCCTGCTGTCCAATATCCGAGCCAAGAGTGCCTTTCTGCCTCCCCAGTTCAGCTCAGTCCAGAACCTGGCCCGCCCGCCAGAAGTGGTACTGACTGACTTCCAGACGCTGGATGGCGGCCAGTACAACCCAGTCAAGCAACAGCTAGAGCGCTATGCCACCAGCCTTTACAGCTGTTGTCCGCAACTGGCTTCGGTGCTGCTGTACCCCGAGTATGGGTCTACGGAGCTATCCGTGGAGCCCCAGGATGCCCCCTCATCCTCTACCATCAAGCCAGCCTCCCCTGTGGCCAGGTCTCCAAAGCAGCCGGTGCGTGGCTACCACCGTGGAGCCGTGGGTGGCACGTTTGACCGCTTGCACAATGCCCACAAGGTGCTCCTCAGCGTCTCATGCATCCTGGCCCAGGAGCGACTTGTGGTAGGAGTAGCAGACAAAGACTTGTTGAAGAGTGAGTGAGAGAGACCCTGGATTAAGGCAGTGGAGGACCCCAGATCTTTTTGCCCCTTCTTCTTATGCCAAGATTGAGGAAGGGTGGGACCATCCATTAATTCACACCTCTTCCAAATGTGAAGTGCCTGGCACTCAGTTGGTGCTAAGGaaattttgttaaatgaataaatgcagcTTTCTTAATTTGTGGGCCAATCACCACTTTATCATGATTCCCCCAGTGTGGAGCCAGGGAATCTACATTTTGATAAGGGCTTCAGGAAAGGAACCTTAAAGTTTGGCACCTTGGGATAAATAGATGTTGTAGGTAGTAGTGCTAGAGGCAATAAGAGGGCCTTAGGGATGGTGTTGGATCTCGTAATTCTCCATCTGACTCTGGTGCCCACTTGCACTGCTGTTTCTCTGGAGTAGTTTTCTGGTGGCTTATTCTGTGGGTACAGGCTGGTCCTTCCAGCAACTGTTGTGCTTGCCTGCCTCGTCCCTTGCAGCCGCTTGCCCACAGACCACTTCCCAGCTTAGCTCTTTCTTCCCACCACTCCCTGTAGAGATACAGTGCCAAGGGGTACTCTTTCCCAATTTGTCCCACACTCTTTTCCCCAGTGAAAAGATCTCACTGTTTTTCCGGCTTCTTCTCCAGGCAAGTTGCTCCCTGAGCTGCTCCAACCCTATGAAGTACGTGTGGAACATCTGAGTGAGTTCCTGGTGGACATCAAGCCCTCCTTGACTTTTGATCTCATCCCCCTGCTGGACCCCTATGGGCCCGCTGGCTCTGACCCCTCCCTGGAGTTCCTGGTGGTCAGCGAGGAGACCTACCGTGGGGGGATGGCCGTCAACCGCTTCCGCCTTGAGAATGTAACCCCTGAGGGAGACTGGCAGAGGGAGTGGATGGGGATGGGGACAGCCATTATGGGAGGCTGTTGGAAATACTGTGGCCTCAGAAAACGGAAGAGAAGGCTCTGGGTGATGGGAAGAGGCAGGGGAGAACTGGCCCCAGAATGCCTTATGAATTGGAGGAGGAGCCCGGGGCGTAGTGTATGGGGGAGGATAAGGGGCAGGTTGGGTGTCAGGGTTTGCCCTTCTTCATCTcacccctccttccctctctgcacCTCTTCCCCTTTACCTCAGGACCTAGAGGAGCTTGCCTTGTACCAGATCCAGCTGTTGAAGGACCCAAAACACATGGAAAATGAAGAGGATAAAGTCAGCTCCTCCAGCTTCCGCCACCAAATGCTTGGAAACCTGCTGCGGCCACCATATGTAGGCCCCTTCACCCTACTTAAGTGGGCTGGACATGCTGGAGGATGGAGACTGAGGGTTTCCCCTAAGCATGAGCCAGAGGGCCCTGGTAACTGTGAGTTCCTTCTCTCTTGTCTACCCCTAGGAGAGGCCAGAGCTTCCCCCAAATCTCTATGTGATTGGGTTGACAGGCATTAGTGGCTCCGGGAAGAGCTCAGTAGCTCATCGGCTGAAGGGCCTGGGGGCATATATCATCGACAGTGATCACCTGGGCCATCGGGCCTATGCCCCGGGTGGCCCTGCCTACCAGCCGGTGGTGGAAGCCTTCGGACCAGGTAATAACTGAGGAAGGCTGGAGGTGGCCTGGAATGAGAAGATGGCCTGGCCTCCTTACTCAGGTCTCTATCTTTGTCGTCCAGATATTCTCCATAAAGATGGCATCATCAACAGGAAGATCCTAGGCAGCCGGGTGTTTGGGAACAAGGTAAACAAATACCtgtctaggagctcctcagctGCTGCTAGACCCAGGGATTGGGATCCAGTGGTTCTCTCTGGTCTGGCCCAGAATACTGATTTCTACTTATCTGCTCCCAGCAACCACCTCCCTCCAGCTGGCTTCATTTCTGAGGGAAGGTAACCTCTGCCTGCTCTCTGTCTCTCACCCCAGAAGCAGCTGAAGATACTCACAGACATTATGTGGCCAATTATCGCAAAGATGGCCCAAGAGGAGATGGACCTGGCCGTGACTGAGGGTGAGTAGCAAGGATGATGAGAGCAGCCAAGGGGGACAGTTAGGCAGATTCTGGGGGCTTCCCCAGCCCACACTAGACATCCATGTTTCTGTGGGACTATGTCTCCTGGGCTCTTTGACTGGTAGCAGGTGCCAGGGTGCTGCTGGCAGCGACTGGGGTCTTCCTGCAGGAAAGCATGTGTGCGTGATTGATGCCGCCATGCTGCTTGAAGCCGGCTGGCAGAACATGGTCCATGAGGTGTGGACCGTTATCATCCCTGAGACTGAGGTATCtggaccccacccccaccccaccctaacTGCAGACTGCATCCTGCACTGAGCTGGCTGCTGAGCTTGGCATCCTTCCTGACCAATGCCTTGTCTGTGCCCAGGCTGTCCGGCGCATCGTGGAGCGCGATGGCCTGAGTGAAGCTGCGGCACAAAGCCGGCTGCAGAGCCAGATGAGTGGGCAGCAGCTTGTGGACCAGAGCCACGTGGTGCTGAGCACACTGTGGGAGCCACAGGTTACCCAGCGCCTGGTTGGTGCCCAGGGAATGGCTATGTTGTAGGGAGGGAGTCTCCAAGTGGGTGCCTGCCTGACCGTGTCCTCTTTACCTCCTTCCAACATTCTGACCTGTTCAAAGGTGGAGAAAGCCTGGAACCTCTTGCAAAAGCGCATTCCCAAGATGCCATCAGGCCCATGAGTGACCATGAGTTCTCTGTGGGGTCAGATTGGCCCCTGGAGCTGACAAGAGACCCAGTGGTGAGAGGAGTGAGGGCCTCAATGCTTGCCCTGGCTCGGACCTAGGGGGCTGGAAGCTgagctgggcagggctgggcctACCCAGCCTGCTCGTATGTGGCCAGCACTGAGGATGTGGCTTATGGAAGAGCAGGCCCCTATGCCGTTCCATCCCCACTCTGGCCCAGGTGTGTCTTGTGATACCCACAGCTGATGGGCCAGGGCAATCACTGGAACTTTTAACAGAATTAAAGATGAATGTTTCCAGGTGAATGTGTTGTGTCTGCTTCCTGCTCCGATGCCTGTGGGTATCTCTGGAACCCTTGAGTTGCAAGTGTGGGGCTCAGGCATGAGCTGGAAGCCGgagagtgcagtggttaagagcatgggctttggagctAGCCAAACTGAGGTCAGCCCTGGCCTACCACTGACTAGCCGTGTGCTTTTGGATAAGTCACAGACTTATCTAGGGACcttagtttccttacctgtaaagtaGGATAAATTGGCTCACAGGGTCTTTGCAAGGAACAAGTATACTGCCAGACTGGCCTGGGTGTTGGGAGATCATCCCTAAACAAGCCAGACGGGAtctctgccctcacagagcttgcAGCCTGGTGGGGTCTGCCGCGGGGAAGCTCTGCCAGTTCTAGATCGGCCAGGCCTGCGGTCCCGGAGTCCGGGCTGTCAGGTGCCTGTGGGACAGCAGGAGAAACGCTCCCTAGGAGCCGGCTGGGCCGCGTAGCGCGTGTGCGCACAACTGTGCGACACTATTCCGACTCTTTGGAGAGGACCCCATTTCACAGGGTGTGTTTTATGTCGCCGCCATTCCAGTGCTCCTAACCCAAGGGAGAGAGCGGACGGACGAGGAAGACGCCCCCAAACTAGCTTTTAGTCCAAGCTCCGGGCTTGGCGCACTGGGCTGGCTGTATTTTAAAACCCTGGGGTTGCGCGTGCGCGGTACTTGGCCCCCGCCCTCTGCCTCTTGACTGCGGATTGGTGGGTTTGGCTCACGTGAGGGGCACCGCCCTCTTCCTCGCGGCAGGGGGTCCGCCCACTGGCTGGTTTCCGGTTCGGTGGGTTCAAGATGACGGAGCCGGTAGCCTCTCCCGAAGACCCCTGGGTCAAGGCAAGCCCCGTGGGCGCGAACGCCGGCGAGGGGAGGGCGGGTCGGGCTCGTGCACGTAGGGGGTTCGGAAGACGAGGGGATTCCCTCCTCTTCCCCAAGTCTCCCCCCTGCTCCGGGACCCGGGGCTACAGAGAAGACAGCTCGCGCCCCGCGCTTGCTAAGGTGGGGAAACAAATGAGGTGTGTGTGCGCCAGTGTGAGAGAAGGGGGAGTCTGGGGATGGGGTGAGGAGAGGGGCGGCTCCCACGGCTTATCTCATGTCGGCTCTTGGCGGGGATCACTCCGCTGACCCTACGccccaggtgtgtgtgtgtgtgcgcgctcaCACAGTGAATTGGACCGCCTTCccccaggggcaggggtctgatgGGCTTCTTCCTTGCTTGGTGTCTCAGGTGGAGTATGCCTACAGCGACAACAGCCTGGATCCAGGTGAGTGCCTCCCCACCTCCATCCCCCACCCGTCTCAGCTCAAAGTGACACTCTCCTTTCAGCCCTATAGACCTTGCCAGCCACACCTGAGCACAGTCCACAGTGCTGGCTTGAAACAGCGAGGGAGGAGCAGAAGGACAGGGGCAGGAAGCAACGAAGAGTGACACCCAGTTCCCTTTGCTCTGGGGCAGGGAAGTGATGGAAATAGTGACAGCTGGTcactctctaaggagccctggtggcttagtggttgaaGCAATAGACTGCTAAtggaagggtcagtggttcaaaaccaccagtggctgcacggaagaaagatctggcagtctgcttcctagaagtttacagcctaggaaattctatagggtcgctctgggttggaatcgactcaatggcagtgggtttgatttgttttgggGTCATTTTCTCACTCTCATCTTGTCCAGATGCCCTGTTAAGAGCCAGGGTGTCACTGCAGGCCTATGGAGCAGAGTACACGTTAGGAACAGCAACATTGCAGGGTGGTATGGTGGGAAGTGAGTGGCCTGGGGTTGAAGGGTAGAGGTCAGCATTTAAGGATCAAGAAGCTATTGTGCCCAAGGATATCTGAGGGTTTGGAAGTGTTCCCCACCCTAACCCCTTAGTGATTGGGACCTCTCTTTTCCAGGGCTTTTTGTAGAAGGCACCCGCAAGGGGAGTGTAGTATCCAGAGCTAATAGCATCGGTTCTACCAGTGCCTCTTCAGTCCCCAACACAGGTAGGCAGCACCATCCCCCTACTTGGGGGAACTAAAATATGCCATCATTTTAGTATCTTTCCTAGACAGGGAAGCCCCTACCATCCATGTGCGGGTACTGGAGCCCTACTGCCAGACATAGAGTTTCACCATCTTTCACCTTATCTAGGATATTAGGTTCTTCTGCACATCTGCCATCTCTGGGCACCAGGTTCCTCTCCTTCCCAACTGGGTAAATGTGGGGTAGCTGGGTCCTGCCGGGCCCCAGGATGACCTCTCCTTGCCCCCAACTCTGAGCATAGATGACGAGGACAGTGATTACCACCAGGAGTCCTACAAGGAGTCCTACAAGGACCGGCGGCGGCGAGCACACACTCAGGCTGAGCAAAAGAGGAGAGATGCCATTAAGGTGAGTGGGGAGGCCTGCAGTGCATGCAGCCCGGGGCAGGAGGGCCGTACAGATTGCAGATTTGTTCTGCCCGGGCCCTATCAGACAGTCCCAGGCCGACTTGGGGTCAGCTGATCCAGTCCCTGAACTTGAACACCTTCCTCCTCCCAGCCTCCCCTTTCCCACCCCTTTGAGCTTGTGAGCATGGAACTTGGTGTTAGGGAAGCTTAGCTTTGTGCCAGTTTGCCTTAACCTCTGAGGATTAAGGAATCTCTGTTTCCTGTTCTCTCCACAGAGGGGCTATGACGACCTTCAGACCATTGTCCCCACCTGCCAGCAACAGGACTTCTCCATTGGCTCCCAAAAGCTCAGCAAAGCCATCGTTCTACAAAAGAGTATGGCGCTGGAGAGCACTGGAGGGGGTGGGAGTATCAGGGAGCGTAGAGAAGCTGGTGCCTTCTACCTACTCAGCTCGGCCCTGGTGTGGTGGATGGAATGGAATGGCTGGGGGGAAGAGGAAACAAAACCAGTGTTGTCCCCCGGGCTGAGACTTCTGTGCCCACCCCCTCT
The window above is part of the Elephas maximus indicus isolate mEleMax1 chromosome 19, mEleMax1 primary haplotype, whole genome shotgun sequence genome. Proteins encoded here:
- the COASY gene encoding bifunctional coenzyme A synthase isoform X5, whose translation is MAVFRSGLLVLTTPLSSLTPRLVPILTSAAQLVNHTLYVHLQPGLSLEGPVQPESSPVQATFEVLDLITHLYAGADVHRHLDVRVLLSNIRAKSAFLPPQFSSVQNLARPPEVVLTDFQTLDGGQYNPVKQQLERYATSLYSCCPQLASVLLYPEYGSTELSVEPQDAPSSSTIKPASPVARSPKQPVRGYHRGAVGGTFDRLHNAHKVLLSVSCILAQERLVVGVADKDLLKSKLLPELLQPYEVRVEHLSEFLVDIKPSLTFDLIPLLDPYGPAGSDPSLEFLVVSEETYRGGMAVNRFRLENVTPEGDWQREWMGMGTAIMGGCWKYCGLRKRKRRLWVMGRGRGELAPECLMNWRRSPGRSVWGRIRGRLGVRVCPSSSHPSFPLCTSSPLPQDLEELALYQIQLLKDPKHMENEEDKVSSSSFRHQMLGNLLRPPYERPELPPNLYVIGLTGISGSGKSSVAHRLKGLGAYIIDSDHLGHRAYAPGGPAYQPVVEAFGPDILHKDGIINRKILGSRVFGNKKQLKILTDIMWPIIAKMAQEEMDLAVTEDCILH